The sequence TGTCCCACGGCATGTTTCTATGACATGAAGTAATCCGTAAGGAATAACATACTCCTATGATAACAAAAACCTAAAACAATTAGTGATATGGGTGTCAAATGTGTGATGTAATGTGTTCCAGAGTCCCGCCCCGCGATACACGCCCCCCGTTCACACCGAAccctcggcttgcaagcccctCCCCCACGtcgcctcctctcttctctcccttacGGTCCCCATGGCCTTCTGGGTAAACGCAGCTTCCACCACCACACCAGAGCCGAGCCGGAGAAAcgcccaggtacacacacacttacacgcacacaaacaatcacacacacactcctattcATCTCTATGGTGTTGTCTCCTGTGTCCTTCTGTAGAAAACCCAGGGCAGACAACAGGACCAGTGGTGAGTAACAGTCTTTCTTTTACTTAACACTTTACATACTGTAGGTGGCGCTCCTACTTGACTTCGTTGTAGACGCATCCCAGATCTCAAAACACCTAGAAAGGTTTTTCATTTATCTGCTCATCACATCATATGACATACCAATCTGCCCAATTGCTGCCAAGTTGATGACGTAGCACACAACCGTTGGTTGATGATGCAATGCAACGTCTGCAATGTAGTCGGGCAGCAAATCAACCATAGACTTCAAATACAGACATTTAAGGTTGACTCCGCACTATTACATCATTTAACATGCCCGTTTTTTCTTGGATGATTATGAGGTGCGTGTATTTGATTGGCTCATTCTAATTGTTTATGATTGGCTCTTCCCAGCACAACGGCCGTAGCAGTGGTGGCGGAGGGACCAGGGGCAGTGCTAGGGGCGGAGTCATGATTAGGAAGCGACGGCCAAACTTGATCGATGCCCCTGACGACAGCTTTTTCGTCGTCTCCCGGGAGACCAGGTAGGCATGGCCTCTGATTGGCTGCTGGGCTAATGATGCGTTCGACTGTCTTATATGTGTTTGGAGCGTGACGGCTGATTATGCCTGGGACTGACAACTGATTGGGTTGAAGAAGCCAT is a genomic window of Salmo trutta chromosome 10, fSalTru1.1, whole genome shotgun sequence containing:
- the LOC115201188 gene encoding metastasis-associated protein MTA1 isoform X2 encodes the protein MSCCLVIGLDMLRVSEGQVGRPPRIRTAQRSTLTSVLLFLESRPAIHAPRSHRTLGLQAPPPRRLLSSLPYGPHGLLGKRSFHHHTRAEPEKRPENPGQTTGPVHNGRSSGGGGTRGSARGGVMIRKRRPNLIDAPDDSFFVVSRETSAAAVTHLLTEGQAAAVTVPAEARLSAAL
- the LOC115201188 gene encoding metastasis-associated protein MTA1 isoform X1; amino-acid sequence: MSCCLVIGLDMLRVSEGQVGRPPRIRTAQRSTLTSVLLFLESRPAIHAPRSHRTLGLQAPPPRRLLSSLPYGPHGLLGKRSFHHHTRAEPEKRPENPGQTTGPVHNGRSSGGGGTRGSARGGVMIRKRRPNLIDAPDDSFFVVSRETRRARRLLSRSQLRRACRQPCEQITLRKASQALLQGPLLAPPHPHPSLRMRGPIVIHD